Proteins encoded in a region of the Labrus bergylta chromosome 9, fLabBer1.1, whole genome shotgun sequence genome:
- the slitrk4 gene encoding SLIT and NTRK-like protein 4: protein MLLVFLLAAFSSSITGSLSSSLSSPSMSDGPQMPDPSASDLMAETCSACSCMSVENVLYVNCEKITVYRPTQLIPPASSLYHMNFQNNFLIILYPNSFLNFTHAVSLQLGNNKLQNIEGGAFLGMSALKQLHLNNNELKVLRADTFQGIENLEYLQADYNLIKYIEKGAFNKLHRLKVLILNDNLIQALPDNIFRFASLTHLDIRGNRIQKLPYLGVLEHIGRIVELQLDDNPWNCTCDLAPLKAWLENMPYNIFIGEAICETPSDLYGRLLKETNKQELCPMGTGSDFDVRMPPVPPDSGQPPSKTSPTTVAPLATKAPKTTDSSKIYGNGIVAGLPPFGRNSQIVSFQTRTPPLLCPQPCSCKAHPSDFGISVSCQERNVKNLADLIPKPPNAKKLHLSGNYIRDISPSDFQGFEGLDLLHLGSNQIVTVQKGVFANLTNLRRLYLNGNQLEQLHPEMFLGLANLQYLYLEYNAIKEILAGTFDSMPNLQLLYLNNNVLRSLPAYVFAGVSLARLNLKNNHFMTLPVSGVLDQLRSLTQIDLEGNPWECSCDLVALKLWLEKLSDGVAAKEVKCASPVQFSNIELRLLKNEILCPKLIARPPVILTSATPLLTSVSPAGVGKAPPGGPVPLSIMILSILVVLILTVFVAFCLLVFVLRRNKKPVGRQEGLGNQECGSMSLQLRRHGHKSGKKGSIPGDDLGAETFIPQTIEHIGKSHTCGIGRSSDMDAGFKFADSQRQKIILRNSADKDKDSLSTLERNKRLSTIDELEEFLPHREPSMFIQNFLDKRDFNSIGMGGYEIRYPEKTLDKKMKKSSLIGGNHSKIVVEQRKSEYYELKAKLQGTPDYLQVLEEQTALSKM, encoded by the coding sequence ATGCTGCTCGTATTCCTGCTGGCagccttttcttcttccatcaccggctccctctcctcctccctctcctccccctccatgTCGGACGGACCCCAGATGCCAGACCCGTCCGCCTCGGACCTGATGGCCGAGACCTGCAGCGCCTGCTCCTGCATGTCCGTGGAAAACGTGCTGTACGTCAACTGTGAGAAGATCACCGTCTACCGGCCCACGCAGCTCATCCCGCCGGCCTCGTCCCTCTACCACATGAACTTTCAGAACAACTTCTTAATAATCCTCTACCCGAACTCGTTCCTCAACTTCACCCACGCTGTGTCACTGCAGCTGGGAAACAATAAACTGCAGAACATTGAAGGTGGAGCGTTCTTGGGGATGAGCGCGTTGAAGCAGCTGCACCTGAACAATAATGAGCTTAAGGTGCTGCGAGCGGACACTTTCCAAGGGATAGAAAACTTGGAATATCTCCAGGCCGACTACAACTTGATCAAATATATTGAAAAGGGAGCATTTAACAAACTGCACAGACTAAAAGTGCTCATCCTGAATGACAACCTCATTCAGGCCCTTCCTGACAACATATTTCGCTTTGCCTCGCTCACACACCTGGATATAAGGGGGAACAGGATCCAGAAGCTTCCCTATTTGGGAGTTCTGGAGCACATTGGGCGCATTGTAGAGCTGCAGCTGGATGACAACCCCTGGAATTGTACCTGTGATTTAGCACCTCTCAAAGCATGGCTAGAAAACATGCCGTATAATATTTTTATTGGCGAGGCCATATGTGAAACACCGAGTGACTTGTACGGCAGACTCCTAAAAGAAACCAACAAACAGGAGCTTTGTCCCATGGGAACAGGAAGTGACTTTGATGTGCGGATGCCGCCTGTGCCGCCTGATAGTGGGCAGCCGCCCTCCAAAACGTCCCCAACCACAGTGGCTCCTCTAGCCACAAAAGCGCCAAAAACCACAGACTCATCAAAGATTTACGGTAACGGTATCGTGGCTGGTTTGCCCCCCTTTGGAAGAAACAgtcagattgtttcttttcagaCGCGAACCCCTCCACTGTTGTGTCCGCAGCCCTGTAGCTGTAAAGCCCACCCTTCTGACTTCGGCATCAGTGTCAGCTGTCaggagagaaatgtgaaaaattTAGCTGATCTCATTCCCAAACCCCCAAATGCCAAGAAACTTCACTTAAGTGGGAATTACATCCGTGACATTAGCCCGAGTGATTTCCAAGGGTTTGAAGGTTTGGATTTGCTACATCTTGGCAGCAATCAAATTGTCACAGTGCAGAAAGGTGTGTTCGCTAACCTCACCAACCTGAGGAGACTGTATTTGAATGGTAACCAACTAGAACAGTTACACCCAGAGATGTTTCTGGGCCTTGCAAATCTGCAGTACCTATATTTGGAATACAATGCCATTAAAGAAATCCTAGCGGGCACATTCGACTCCATGCCAAACCTTCAACTTCTGTATCTCAATAACAACGTTCTGCGGAGTCTCCCCGCCTATGTGTTTGCGGGTGTCTCCTTAGCACGGCTCAATCTGAAAAACAATCACTTCATGACCCTGCCAGTGAGCGGTGTCCTGGACCAGCTGCGATCGCTGACCCAAATAGACCTAGAGGGGAACCCGTGGGAGTGTTCCTGCGATCTTGTGGCCCTCAAACTCTGGCTAGAGAAGCTGAGTGATGGAGTGGCTGCCAAAGAGGTGAAATGTGCATCCCCCGTGCAGTTCTCCAACATCGAGCTGCGTCTCTTGAAAAATGAGATCTTGTGTCCTAAACTTATCGCGAGACCGCCGGTAATTCTCACCAGCGCCACCCCTCTTTTGACCTCGGTGTCGCCTGCCGGAGTTGGAAAAGCACCGCCGGGAGGGCCTGTGCCTCTCTCCATCATGATCCTCAGCATTCTGGTAGTGCTTATCCTCACTGTGTTTGTGGCCTTCTGCCTTCTGGTCTTTGTCTTGAGGAGGAATAAAAAGCCAGTGGGCAGGCAGGAGGGGCTTGGCAATCAAGAGTGCGGCTCCATGTCACTGCAGCTCCGCAGGCACGGACACAAATCCGGCAAAAAAGGCTCCATCCCAGGAGACGACTTGGGAGCTGAGACTTTTATCCCGCAGACCATCGAGCACATTGGCAAGAGCCACACGTGTGGAATCGGCCGCTCCTCAGACATGGACGCTGGTTTCAAGTTTGCAGACTCACAGAGGCAGAAGATCATCCTCCGGAACAGCGCCGACAAGGACAAAGACTCGCTATCCACCCTGGAGCGCAACAAGCGTCTCAGCACCATCGATGAACTCGAGGAGTTCCTCCCTCACCGAGAGCCCAGCATGTTCATCCAGAACTTCCTGGACAAAAGAGATTTCAACAGTATAGGGATGGGCGGCTACGAGATCCGCTACCCGGAGAAAACACTGgacaaaaagatgaagaagtCATCGCTGATAGGTGGGAACCACAGTAAGATCGTGGTGGAGCAGAGAAAAAGTGAGTATTACGAGCTCAAAGCCAAGCTCCAAGGAACGCCTGATTACCTGCAGGTGCTTGAGGAGCAGACTGCGCTGAGTAAAATGTAG